CTGGCCGAGGTGGAAACACTGGCCAAAGAGCTGGGGTGTTGCAAGCTGACGCTGGAAGTGCTGGAAGGCAATGGCCCGGCGCAGTCAGCGTATCGGCGTTTTGGCTTTGCCGCCTACGAGCTTGACCCGGCCATGGGTCAAGCCCGGTTCTGGGAAAAGAAGCTGTCGGTATAACGATCCTGTTTATTCGGACTTGTAGACCACGCCATCTTTCATGACAAAGCTGACCTGTTGCAGCAGCTTGATGTCACGCAGCGGGTCACCCTTGACGGCGACAATGTCGGCAAATTTGCCCGCGCTGATGCTGCCAAGTTTGTCTTCCTTGCGCAGCAGTTTTGCCGCCATTACCGTGGCAGACTGAATCGCTTCCATGGGTGGCATGCCCGCTTCCACCATGTACTGGAATTCTTTTGCGTTGTCACCGTGCGCGGAAACGCCACTGTCGGTACCAAAGGCGATTTTCACGCCGGACTTGTAGGCTTTTTTGAAGGTATTCTGGATCAGCGGGCCAATGCTTGCTGCCTTGGGTCGTACCACGGCCGGGAAGAAATCATCCAGCCTGGCTTTTTCTTCCACCCACTTGCCGGCAAGTATGGTCGGTACATACCAGGTGCCGTGTTTTTTCATCATGCTCATGGTCCTGCTGTCCATGTGCGTGCCATGTTCAATGGAATCAACACCGGCGCGAATGGCGCGCTGCATGCCTTCAACGCCATGCGCATGAACCGCTACCATGAAGTTGTAGTCTTTTGCCGTGCCGACAATGGCATCAAGCTCTTCACTGGTGAACTGGGCGTTGTCACCACTGGTAGCCAGGCTTAACACGCCGCCAGTGGCGGTAATCTTGATCAGGTCTGACCCGTCTTTATAGCGTTGACGTACAGCCTTGCGTGCTTCTTCCGGACCGTTGATGACACCGTCCTTTGGGCCCGGATCACCCTTGAGTTGTTGATTGACGCCATTGGTGGGATCGGCATGGCCACCGGTAGTGGCAATGGACTTGCCGGCGGTGAAAATTCGCGGACCGGCCACTTCACCTTTATTGATGGCATTGCGCAGCGAGATGGTGACGTTATAGCGGTCACCCAGGTCGCGCACGGTGGTAAAGCCGGCCATCAGTGTTTTTTCCGCGTAACCTACGGAGCGGTAGGCATAGTCCGCCGCATCCATGAAAAAGCCTTCCGAGTAACTCTTCTTGCTGAACTGCAATGCCAGGTGGGTATGCATATCCATGAAGCCGGGCATGACCGTGCTGTTCTTGAGATCAATTACCCGGGCGCCGGGTATGGATACATAACCGGCCTTGATCCCGGTTATGGTGTTATCGTGAACAACCACCGATACCTGCTTGCGCGCGGACTGGCTGATGCCATCAATCAGGCTGCCCGCGTGAATCACGGTGACCTGACCGTTGTCCGGTGAGGCTGATACGGGAGTCGACAGGAAAACGACGGAAGAGATGACCAGGACCATCAAACAACGAAACTTCATAATATAACCACTTGTTTTTGTCAGCAGAAATCACAAGTGTAATTTTAAATGCCAGGAATTCAAGGCAGGCGAATGCAAACGGTTCTCAGTAGCCAGGCCGGTTTTCCGCCGGGTCCTGAAGCGGGTAGCGCACGTTGTCATGCAACAGCGATACGAATTCCGATTCGGGAACAGGTTTGCTGAAATAATATCCCTGTACTTCATCGCAACCGTGCTCTTTCAGAAACTGGATCTGGAAGAATGTTTCCACGCCCTCTGCGATTACCCGCATGTGAAGGCTGCGCGCCATGGCGATAATTGTCCTTGTCAGGGCGCGATCGTCCTCGTTGGCGGAAATATCCCGGATAAAAGACTTGTCGATTTTCAGTGTGCTGACCGGAAACTGCTTGAGATATCCCAGGGATGAGTAGCCGGTACCAAAATCATCAATGGAGATATGAACGCCGAGCCGACTTAGTTGATGCAGTGTCTGGCTTGTGGCCTCGACATCCTGCATCAAAATACTTTCGGTAATTTCCAGTTCCAGCCAGCCTGGATCAAGGCCGGTATTTTTCAGAACCTCGGCAACGGTTGCCACCAGCCCGGGTTGCTGGAACTGACGAGCTGACAGGTTGACCGCCATGCGCACCGCCGGAAAGCCTTGTTGTTGCCAGGCGATATTGCGCGCACAGGCTGCTTCCAGTACCCAGTTACCGACCGGAACAATCAGGCCGGTTTCCTCCAGTATCGGTATTATCTGTGCCGGGAGCGTGGTCTGGTTTTGCCCGGATTGCCATCGAAGCAGGGCCTCCATACCAACTACCTTTCCGGTTTGCAGGCAAACCTTGGGCTGGTAATGAAGCTCGTATTCCTTTCGCTCCAGTGCCTGCCGGAGCCGGGTTTCGAGGGCCAGTCGCTCGGGTGTTAACAGGTCCAGGTTTCTGTCGTAAAACCGGAAATTGTTTTTACCGCGGTCTTTGGCGTGATACATGGCGATATCCGCCTGGGCAACCAGTTTCCTGGCTTCATTGCTGTTTTCGGGGCACAGGGAGATGCCGATGCTCGCGGTAACAAAGAACTCCCTCGTGTTGATGTACATCGGCTCCTTGATGTTCCGGAGGATGGTTTTTGCAACACCGGGGATATCAGCCTTGTTGGCCACGTCCGCGAGGATCACTGCAAACTCGTCACCACCCAGGCGTGCCACCGTATCGCCGTCGCGTATCGAGTTCTGCAGCCTGGATGCCAGGATGGTGAGCATCTGGTCACCGGTGTCATGACCCATGGTGTCGTTAATGTTTTTGAAACGGTCGACATCGATAAACAGTACCGCGATAAGACGATCGCTCCATTCGCTGCGACCGAGCATTTGTCTTAACCGGTCAAAAAATACATTTCGGTTCGGCAGGCCGGTAAGGTGATCATAGTGTGCAAGATGCCGGAGCTTTTCTTCAGCCTGCCACTGTCTCGAGATATCCTTGGCGATATGCACGGACGCAATATACTTTCCCTTGTCGTCAAGAATCGGTGAGGTGGTCACGAGCAGCGACAGGCCGGCACAGGACGAGTCTATAGTGGCCGTTGCCGGCTTTTTGAGTTGCATCGTTATTGCGTGCGGGCAGGTGTCGCTATTGTGATTGGCGCAGCCATACAATTCATGACAGCGCCGGTCGACCGGGGTATTCAGGTTGATGGCAAAATGTTTTTTGAGTGCACTGTTGGCCTTGATGATCCGGAAATCCGGATCGATAACGCAAACAAAATCCGGAATCGCGTTAAACGTATCGCGCCACTCCAGCTCCCTGGTTTTTGCCAGCTGCTCAGCAATATGCTGCCTGGTGAGGTCTATTGAATAGGCAATGATACCCTTGGGATTGCCATATTCATCCCGTAGCAGGGACATCGAAAGGTGGCATATAATTGTTCTGCCGCTGCTGTGCCTGCACTCCACTTTTTCATCGAGTATTCCGTTTATTTTCAGCGACAGGATCATTTTCTTTGCCCGGGTCGAAGACTGTTGTCGGGGAAAAAGTGAGCTGAAGTGCCTGTCGACAATCTGGGTATCCGGATACCCGAACAAGTTTTCTGCGCCGGCATTCCATTGCTTGATGAAACCGCCCAGGTTCATGGTTATCACCGCGTCATGTATCTGGTTGACAAGCTGATCCTGTGCGCGGGTAATGGTTTCTTTTCTTCTGAGCTCCCACGTGTATTGTCGGATCAGCCATAGTGAAACCGCCAGCAGCAAAAGATTGGCTGAAAACAGGATGGCCAGCATGGCGGTCTGGTTCCTTTTTGTTTCAAGACTGGCCTGTTCAAAATCCGTAACCAGGTCATTGGCGACACGGGCAAGAGCCGGAATGTTGGATTCGATATGTAACAGCGCATACCGGGTATCCTTGTCTTCAATCGGGCTGTTAATAATGGTGATCAGGGCATTGTGAACCAGTTGCCAACGTTGTTTGAGATTATTCAGGCTGGGCAGGGTGCTCAGCGGTGCCTTGTCGAGCTCGCTTCCCGATACGTTGCCGCCGTGCTCGAGCTTGTACAATGCTTCGTCAAACTGGTTTATCAGGCCGAGCAGTTGCTGTTTCCTGTTGTTAAACGGGATGTTGTTGGTATGACTGTAGTAGCGGATTTGTTGTGCAATCATCCGTTGGCGACCAGCAACGTTGATTGCCGCTGCATCATTACGGGCGCTGGATGTGTAGGCAAAAATGACGGCAATGGTTGCAATAACGCTGCACGCCAGCAGGGCAAGTAACAGGCTGATTTTGTATCGTAGAGAGCCAGGCATGATCCGTCGCCTTTACAGTTGCAGTCCCGATTGATTCCGAGTCAATTGATTCGCAGGCCCAGGGAACGCGGCACTTTGTCCGCGGCTGTCAGATAAGCATAGTCTATTCCCATATAAATTGTAGTTTTGGGTAACTACGCGAGTCAACAGAAAAATCTTGCCCAAGTTATTGATTTTGATTGTATTTCGAGTACACTGCGCAGCCTATGATTGAGCGCGGCAAATTGATTATTCTTTCCGCACCTTCGGGTGGCGGTAAAAGTTCCCTGGCGAAAGCCCTGATAGACGGAGATTCGTCGGTGGCGGTATCGGTGTCACATACCACGCGCGCGCCGCGTCCTGGCGAGCAAAATGGCGTGCATTATCATTTTGTAGATATCGATGAGTTCAAAAAAATGATCGCCGGCGACCGCTTCCTGGAGCATGCCCGGGTATTCGACAACTATTATGGTACGTCGGTGGACGCGGTCGAGTCGTTGCTGGCCGAGGGCAAGCATGTGCTGCTGGATATTGACTGGCAGGGCATGCGCGGCATCAAGGCGAGGTTGCCGGAGGCTTTGAGCGTATTCATCTTGCCGCCTTCCCGGGATGAACTGGAGCGGCGGTTGCGTGGTCGTGGCCAGGATTCCGAGGAAATCATTGCCCGGCGTATGCGTGACGCCGAATCGGAAATGTCCCATTACCATGAGTTTGACCACGTTATTATCAACGATGATTTTGCTGCCGCACTGACTGACTTGCAGGCCATTGTTGCCGGCGAGCCCGGACGCCTGCGGCCACTGTCGCTGGACCCGCAGATGTTGCTGGCCGGCTCCTGAGTCCGCAGATGGCCCTGTTCCGGGCCATATTGGCGACTGACTTTTGTCGCCAATTTCAGTATGCTTGGCCGCTTTCCCCGATTTCAGGATTTTCCCGGTCGGGCGCCCGTAAAAGAGATCAAAGAGGATATTTCATGGCACGTGTTACCGTAGAAGATTGCCTGGATCACGTCGATAACCGGTTCGAGCTGGTATTGCTGGCCGCGCGCCGCGCACGTCAACTGGCCAACAATGCCCGGCCAATGGTTGCAGAAGAAAACGACAAACCCACTGTCATTGCCCTGCGCGAAATCGCTGAAGGCCTGATTACCAAGGAAGTGCTGGATGCCCAGGCCCGGGCGGCAATAGTCGCTGAACAAGAAGACGCAGTAACTGATGAAGGCGCGGCTGAAACTGAAACCGCGCTGACCCCGGCAGCCGGTGAAGAAGGTAACGCCGAAGCCTGATTCCACAGAAGCCGAAAATGGTGAGCGCAGGCTGCTGGTCAGCGACCTGTGCGAACTGCTCGGCACCTACCTGGACAAGGACCAGGTAGCGGATGTTTACCGTGCCTACCTGTTTGGCGCCGAGGCCCATGAAGGCCAGCTCCGGCGCAGCGGCGAACCCTACATTTACCATCCCCTGGAAGTTGCGCGCATTCTTGCGGCCATGCGCCTGGATGCCCAGAGTATTATTGCCGCTATTCTGCATGACGTAATAGAAGATACGCCAACGGCCAAGGAACAGCTGGCCAGGGAATTCGGCGAGGAAGTAGCCGAGCTTGTTGATGGTGTCAGCAAGATCAGCCAGATCGAATTTGCCTCCAAGGAAGAAGAACAGGCGGAAAACTTCCGCAAGATGCTGCTGGCGATGACCCGGGATATTCGCGTTATCCTGATCAAGCTGGCCGATCGTATGCACAACATGCGCACCCTGGGTGCGTTGCGTCGTGAAAAGCAGCAACGCATCGCCCGCGAAACGCTTGAAATCTACGCACCCATTGCCAATCGCCTTGGCGTTCGCCAATGGGCCTATGAGCTGGAAGAACATGGTTTCCGGCTGTTACATCCCGGGCGCTATGACGTGCTCGATTCGGCAATGAAGAAGCGCCACGGAAACCGCAAGGCGGTGGTCGACAAGATTCGCAGTACTATTCTTGCGCGGCTGGAAGAGGAAAAAATCAATGGCTCGGTAACCGGGCGCGAAAAACACCTCTACAGTATTTACCGCAAGATGCGCGACAAGCATTTGTCCTTTGACCAGATTTACGATGTCTATGCCTTTCGCATTACCGTCGACAGCGTTGATATCTGTTACCGGGTGCTTGGCGTGATTCATAACCTGTTCAAGCCCATACCCGGGCGGTTCAAGGATTATATTGCCATTCCCAAGGCCAACGGTTACCAGTCATTGCATACCATTGTTTTTGGCCCCTTTGGCCTGATGGCGGAAGTACAGATTCGCACGCTTGACATGCATCGTGTTGCCGATGTTGGCGTTGCTGCGCACTGGCTGTACAAGTCCGGTGACAGCAAGCCGGTGATGCATAACCATGCATTGCAATGGCTCAAGGACCTGCTGGACATGCAGCAGGAAGGTGGCAACCCGGGAGAGTTCCTGGAACACCTGAAAGTCGACCTGTTTCCCGACGAGGTTTACGTGTTCACGCCTAACGGCGAGATCAAGAAACTGCCGCGTGGCGCCACTTGCGTGGACTTTGCCTACGATGTGCACAGTGATGTCGGCAATCATTGCATTGGCGCCAAGGTTAATCATCAGCTGGTGCCGCTGCGCACGCCATTGCGTAACGGTGATCATGTGGAGATTGTCACCTCCGAATGGGGCCGACCCAGTCCGACCTGGCTGAACTATGTTGCTACCGGTCGTGCCCGCGCCCATATTCGCAGTTACCTCAAGTCGCAACAGTTCGGTGAATCGGTATCACTGGGTGAGCGGCTGCTGGACAAGGCGCTCAGCGACAACGGATTTGATCTGCATGATGTTGAGCTGGCCCGGCGTGAAACCCTGCTCAAGGAATTGTCGCTGAAAACCTGGGATGAGCTGCTGGCGGAGATTGGCCTTGGCAAGCGCGTTGCCGCTATTGTCGCACAGCAGTTAATACCCGCCGGCCAGGATGGTGAGCCCGGCGAACATATTCATGCGAAGATGCTTATCAGTGGCACCGAAGGCCTGATGGTGAATTATGCCCGTTGCTGTCGACCGATTCCCGGTGACAACATCGCAGGCTTTCTTTCTTCCGGCCGCGGCATCGTTGTACATACCGATGATTGTCCGAATATCTCCGAGTTCCGCAAACAGCCGGATCGCTGGATCGATGTGCAATGGGAGCCGGGCATTGAGGGTGTGTTCACGGTCGGCTTGCGTGTCGATGCACGTAACCAGCGCGGCTCATTGGCATCTATTGCCGCTGCTATATCGGATGCCGATGCCAATATTGACGCGGTCAACTTCGAAGAGCGTGAAGGTCAGGACACAACATTGAGTTTTGTTATCGAAGTACGTCATCGTCAGCACCTGGCCAATGTCATGCGCCAGGTGCGTACTCTTGAAAATGTTGTCCGGGTCCGGCGCATCAAGAGCTGACCGTTATCAAGTAACCCGAAACCTACATTCAGAAGCACAGCCGGGAGGCCCAGTGAGTCGAGAAATTATCAGTACCAGCAAGGCACCGCAGGCAATCGGTACCTATTCCCAGGCCGTCAAGGTTGGCAAGACGGTATACCTGTCCGGACAGATCCCGCTGGACCCGGTGACCATGGAACTGGTTGGCGGCGACATGCGCGCGCAGATTAGGCGTGTATTCGATAATCTTGCCGCCGTTGCCGAGGCGGCCGGTGGCTCACTTGCCGACATTGCCAAGCTGAACATCTTTCTTGCAGACCTGTCCCATTTCCCGCTGGTCAACGAAGTGATGGCGCAGTATTTCGCCGAGCCATACCCGGCGCGTGCCGCTGTCGGCGTGGCTGCCTTGCCCAAGGCCGCGCAAGTGGAAATGGACGCCATCATGGAGTTGGGCTGATCAGCTTGTTTGGTCATCGCAGCAAGGCGCGACGTTGAGCAAGGAACCCATTGAACGCTTGCCCGTGACCATGCTCAAGGGCGTGGGCACAAAAGTCGCGGAGAAGCTTGAGCGCCTGGGCATCGTTACGATCCAGGACATGTTGCTGCACTTCCCGTACCGCTACCAGGATCGCACGCATATCCAGGCCATAGGCTCATTGACGCCGGGACAGGAAAGCCAGGTAACCGGTGTTGTTGAACTGGCCGATGTCAGCTTCCGCGGCAAGCGTAACCTGCTGGTGCGCATCAGCGATAACACCGGCTTTTTAACCCTGCGCTTTTTTCATTTTTCCAGGGCGCAACAGGATCGGCTGCAACACGGCGCACGCCTGTTTGTATTTGGTGAGGCGCGTGCCGGTCGTGACGGCCTGGAAATGATTCACCCGGAATACGAACTGCTGGCTTATGGCGAAGATGCCGAGGCCGATGAAAAACTCACACCGGTATACAATACCACCGAGGGCCTGCATCGCCTGAGCGTGCGCAAGTATGCGCGCCAGGCACTGGCGTCGTTTGGCGAGCGTATCGAGGAACTGTTACCGGCCGAATTCTTGCCTGACAGCAACTGGCCATCCCTGGCCGATGCCGTGCGCAATTTGCACGAACCTGATCCAGCCGTGGATATCACCCGGCTGGAAAGTGGTCGTCATCCCTGGCAACGACGCATGGCTTTCGAGGAATTGCTGGCCTGGCAACTGAGCTTCCGGCAACAGCGTTCGCTACGACGCCAGGCCAGTTCCGTCGCCATCACGTCAGGGGAGACGCTTTATAAAGCATTGCTGGCGTCCTTGCCGTTTTCACCCACCGCGGCACAGCAACGGGTAATGCAGGAAATTACCGAAGACCTGGCGCAGCCGGTACCCATGCAGCGACTGGTGCAGGGTGACGTCGGCTCCGGCAAAACCCTGGTCGCTGTTGCCGCGGCCTGCATGGTGGTGGAAGCCGGTTACCAGGTAGCGGTCATGGCACCGACTGAATTGCTGGCCGACCAGCATTGGCGCAACTTTCATCAATGGCTTGAACCCCTGGGTATCCGGGTACAGCTGCTTACCGGCAAGCTGGCCGCGGCACCACGACGCGATGCGCTCGCCGCTATTGCCGAAGGTGAAGCCAGGGTGGTTATTGGCACCCATGCCTTGTTCCAGGAAGATGTGCATTACCATCAGCTGGGCATGGTGGTTGTGGATGAACAGCATCGTTTTGGTGTTGATCAGCGCCTGGCCTTGCTGCGCAAGTCGGCCAATGGCCGGGGTGAACGCATTGCCGCACCGCACCAACTGGTCATGACGGCAACACCGATCCCGCGAACACTGGCGCAGACGGTTTACGCCGATCTTGATGTATCGGTTATTGATGAGTTGCCACCCGGGCGCACGCCGGTGACCACGGTTGTTATTCCCGATAACCGACGCGGTGACGTAGTGCAGCGGGTCAGGTCTGCCTGTCTTGGCGGTCGCCAGGCTTACTGGGTATGCCCACTCATTGAGGAATCGGAAGCCCTGCAACTGCAAACGGCAACTGACATGGCCGAGGATCTGCGCCAGGCCTTGCCGGAGTTGCGCGTTGGCCTGATTCATGGTCGACTGCGGCCGTCAGAAAAAGAAGCCGCCATGCTGGCGTTCAAGGCCGGCGAGTTGCAGTTGCTGGTGGCCACCACCGTGATTGAGGTGGGCGTGGACGTAGCCAATGCCACGACCATGATTATCGAGCATGCCGAGCGACTGGGCTTGTCGCAGCTGCACCAGCTGCGTGGTCGTGTTGGCCGGGGTGCGGCGGAAAGCAGTTGCGTGTTACTTTACCAGTCACCGTTGTCACAGCTGGCGCGTGAACGACTGGCGGTATTGCGCGATACCAATGATGGCTTCGAGGTGGCCCGGCGCGACCTGGAGTTGCGCGGTCCCGGTGAATTGCTGGGTACACGCCAAACCGGCTTGCCGCGGTTCCGGGTCGCGGATCTGGGCCGGGACCAGGACCTGTTGCCGGCAGTGCAGCAAAGCGCGCAGACGCTGGAGGCCGACCAGCCTTTGGCCGAAGCCCTGGTACAACGCTGGCTCGGTGCGCGTCGTCACCTCGGTGATGTATGAGTATGAATAACAAGACAAATGGCATCAGGAGATGCGGCGAATATGAAGTTTAATGACAAGGCGATTCGTGAGCCGGTGTGGATGCCGCGCAAGCGTCTTCGCAATACGGCGATGCCACGCGCATACTGGAAATGCCTGCTGGACACCGCGTCATTGACACAGCGTATTATCAGCAATTGCCCGGATGTGTTTTCAGTTGCTGTAATTGATCAGCGATGGGGTCGCCCGATGCGCAACGAAGCCTTGCGCCTGGGAGTGCCGATTGATCGTCATGCGTTAATCCGTCAAGTGTACCTCAAGTGTGGTTCAACGCCGTGGGTGTATGCGCGCACGGTTATTCCCGGCAGCACCTTGACCGGTCCGGAACAAAAACTGGCGCACCTGCGCTCGCGTTCACTGGGCGCGGTTCTGTTTTCCGATCCCACCATGGTGCGTGATGAAATGGAAATCTGTCGCCTGACCGAACGTGAACGCATGTTTGCCCGCGCCACTGCGCCGCTCTCAAAAACGCCGCACGAGATCTGGGGCAGACGCTCGGTGTTCCGTTTGCATAACAAGCCGCTGCTGGTGTGCGAAGTGTTCCTGCCCACTGTCGGTATCTGCATCCCCTGAGCGGTAATGCACAGTCTGCGCGAATATTATTATCTCGTCCGACTGGATCGTCCCATTGGTATCCTGCTGTTGTTATGGCCCACCTTGTGGGGCTTGTGGGTGGCGGCTGAAGGCAAGCCGGACCCGCTGGTCATGTTTGTCTTTGTTGCCGGCGTCGTGCTCATGCGGTCCGCCGGGTGCGCCGTCAATGACTTTGCCGATCGCCATGTCGACCCGCACGTGGAGCGCACGCAAAACCGGCCACTGGCTGCCGGCCGCATAACCGAAAAGGAAGCGCTGGCAGTATTTATAGTGTTAAGCCTGCTGGCGTTTGTGCTGGTACTGTTAATGAACCGGCTCACCATCATCATGTCCTTTGCCGGTGCCTTGCTGGCGTTCAGCTACCCGTTCATGAAACGCTTTACCCACATGCCGCAGGTATACCTGGGCGTGGCCTTTGGCTGGGGCATTCCCATGGTGTTTGCCGCGCAAACCGGCAGCGTGCCACCGGTGGCCTGGGCCATGTTCATGGCCAATGTGTTCTGGGCCGTGGCTTATGATACCGCCTATGCCATGGTGGATCGCGAAGATGATCTCAGGATCGGCGTGCGCTCCACTGCCATCCTGTTCGGTCGTTATGATCGCCTGATGATTGGCATCAATCACGCCTTGTGCCTGCTGTTGCTGGCATGGGTTGGCTTCTATTTGCAACTGGGCGCGGTGTACTTCATCAGCCTTGCCGTGGCTGCCGGTATTGCCGGTTACGAACAATGGTTAATGCGTCATCGTGAACGTGGCGCCTGCTTCAAGGCATTTCTGAACAATCATTACTTTGGCATGGTCATTTTCGCCGGGCTGGTCGTGCA
The DNA window shown above is from Gammaproteobacteria bacterium and carries:
- a CDS encoding EAL domain-containing protein; its protein translation is MPGSLRYKISLLLALLACSVIATIAVIFAYTSSARNDAAAINVAGRQRMIAQQIRYYSHTNNIPFNNRKQQLLGLINQFDEALYKLEHGGNVSGSELDKAPLSTLPSLNNLKQRWQLVHNALITIINSPIEDKDTRYALLHIESNIPALARVANDLVTDFEQASLETKRNQTAMLAILFSANLLLLAVSLWLIRQYTWELRRKETITRAQDQLVNQIHDAVITMNLGGFIKQWNAGAENLFGYPDTQIVDRHFSSLFPRQQSSTRAKKMILSLKINGILDEKVECRHSSGRTIICHLSMSLLRDEYGNPKGIIAYSIDLTRQHIAEQLAKTRELEWRDTFNAIPDFVCVIDPDFRIIKANSALKKHFAINLNTPVDRRCHELYGCANHNSDTCPHAITMQLKKPATATIDSSCAGLSLLVTTSPILDDKGKYIASVHIAKDISRQWQAEEKLRHLAHYDHLTGLPNRNVFFDRLRQMLGRSEWSDRLIAVLFIDVDRFKNINDTMGHDTGDQMLTILASRLQNSIRDGDTVARLGGDEFAVILADVANKADIPGVAKTILRNIKEPMYINTREFFVTASIGISLCPENSNEARKLVAQADIAMYHAKDRGKNNFRFYDRNLDLLTPERLALETRLRQALERKEYELHYQPKVCLQTGKVVGMEALLRWQSGQNQTTLPAQIIPILEETGLIVPVGNWVLEAACARNIAWQQQGFPAVRMAVNLSARQFQQPGLVATVAEVLKNTGLDPGWLELEITESILMQDVEATSQTLHQLSRLGVHISIDDFGTGYSSLGYLKQFPVSTLKIDKSFIRDISANEDDRALTRTIIAMARSLHMRVIAEGVETFFQIQFLKEHGCDEVQGYYFSKPVPESEFVSLLHDNVRYPLQDPAENRPGY
- the rpoZ gene encoding DNA-directed RNA polymerase subunit omega; translated protein: MARVTVEDCLDHVDNRFELVLLAARRARQLANNARPMVAEENDKPTVIALREIAEGLITKEVLDAQARAAIVAEQEDAVTDEGAAETETALTPAAGEEGNAEA
- the recG gene encoding ATP-dependent DNA helicase RecG gives rise to the protein MSKEPIERLPVTMLKGVGTKVAEKLERLGIVTIQDMLLHFPYRYQDRTHIQAIGSLTPGQESQVTGVVELADVSFRGKRNLLVRISDNTGFLTLRFFHFSRAQQDRLQHGARLFVFGEARAGRDGLEMIHPEYELLAYGEDAEADEKLTPVYNTTEGLHRLSVRKYARQALASFGERIEELLPAEFLPDSNWPSLADAVRNLHEPDPAVDITRLESGRHPWQRRMAFEELLAWQLSFRQQRSLRRQASSVAITSGETLYKALLASLPFSPTAAQQRVMQEITEDLAQPVPMQRLVQGDVGSGKTLVAVAAACMVVEAGYQVAVMAPTELLADQHWRNFHQWLEPLGIRVQLLTGKLAAAPRRDALAAIAEGEARVVIGTHALFQEDVHYHQLGMVVVDEQHRFGVDQRLALLRKSANGRGERIAAPHQLVMTATPIPRTLAQTVYADLDVSVIDELPPGRTPVTTVVIPDNRRGDVVQRVRSACLGGRQAYWVCPLIEESEALQLQTATDMAEDLRQALPELRVGLIHGRLRPSEKEAAMLAFKAGELQLLVATTVIEVGVDVANATTMIIEHAERLGLSQLHQLRGRVGRGAAESSCVLLYQSPLSQLARERLAVLRDTNDGFEVARRDLELRGPGELLGTRQTGLPRFRVADLGRDQDLLPAVQQSAQTLEADQPLAEALVQRWLGARRHLGDV
- a CDS encoding amidohydrolase family protein; translated protein: MKFRCLMVLVISSVVFLSTPVSASPDNGQVTVIHAGSLIDGISQSARKQVSVVVHDNTITGIKAGYVSIPGARVIDLKNSTVMPGFMDMHTHLALQFSKKSYSEGFFMDAADYAYRSVGYAEKTLMAGFTTVRDLGDRYNVTISLRNAINKGEVAGPRIFTAGKSIATTGGHADPTNGVNQQLKGDPGPKDGVINGPEEARKAVRQRYKDGSDLIKITATGGVLSLATSGDNAQFTSEELDAIVGTAKDYNFMVAVHAHGVEGMQRAIRAGVDSIEHGTHMDSRTMSMMKKHGTWYVPTILAGKWVEEKARLDDFFPAVVRPKAASIGPLIQNTFKKAYKSGVKIAFGTDSGVSAHGDNAKEFQYMVEAGMPPMEAIQSATVMAAKLLRKEDKLGSISAGKFADIVAVKGDPLRDIKLLQQVSFVMKDGVVYKSE
- a CDS encoding bifunctional (p)ppGpp synthetase/guanosine-3',5'-bis(diphosphate) 3'-pyrophosphohydrolase — its product is MKKVTPKPDSTEAENGERRLLVSDLCELLGTYLDKDQVADVYRAYLFGAEAHEGQLRRSGEPYIYHPLEVARILAAMRLDAQSIIAAILHDVIEDTPTAKEQLAREFGEEVAELVDGVSKISQIEFASKEEEQAENFRKMLLAMTRDIRVILIKLADRMHNMRTLGALRREKQQRIARETLEIYAPIANRLGVRQWAYELEEHGFRLLHPGRYDVLDSAMKKRHGNRKAVVDKIRSTILARLEEEKINGSVTGREKHLYSIYRKMRDKHLSFDQIYDVYAFRITVDSVDICYRVLGVIHNLFKPIPGRFKDYIAIPKANGYQSLHTIVFGPFGLMAEVQIRTLDMHRVADVGVAAHWLYKSGDSKPVMHNHALQWLKDLLDMQQEGGNPGEFLEHLKVDLFPDEVYVFTPNGEIKKLPRGATCVDFAYDVHSDVGNHCIGAKVNHQLVPLRTPLRNGDHVEIVTSEWGRPSPTWLNYVATGRARAHIRSYLKSQQFGESVSLGERLLDKALSDNGFDLHDVELARRETLLKELSLKTWDELLAEIGLGKRVAAIVAQQLIPAGQDGEPGEHIHAKMLISGTEGLMVNYARCCRPIPGDNIAGFLSSGRGIVVHTDDCPNISEFRKQPDRWIDVQWEPGIEGVFTVGLRVDARNQRGSLASIAAAISDADANIDAVNFEEREGQDTTLSFVIEVRHRQHLANVMRQVRTLENVVRVRRIKS
- a CDS encoding chorismate lyase; protein product: MKFNDKAIREPVWMPRKRLRNTAMPRAYWKCLLDTASLTQRIISNCPDVFSVAVIDQRWGRPMRNEALRLGVPIDRHALIRQVYLKCGSTPWVYARTVIPGSTLTGPEQKLAHLRSRSLGAVLFSDPTMVRDEMEICRLTERERMFARATAPLSKTPHEIWGRRSVFRLHNKPLLVCEVFLPTVGICIP
- a CDS encoding RidA family protein encodes the protein MSREIISTSKAPQAIGTYSQAVKVGKTVYLSGQIPLDPVTMELVGGDMRAQIRRVFDNLAAVAEAAGGSLADIAKLNIFLADLSHFPLVNEVMAQYFAEPYPARAAVGVAALPKAAQVEMDAIMELG
- the ubiA gene encoding 4-hydroxybenzoate octaprenyltransferase, translating into MHSLREYYYLVRLDRPIGILLLLWPTLWGLWVAAEGKPDPLVMFVFVAGVVLMRSAGCAVNDFADRHVDPHVERTQNRPLAAGRITEKEALAVFIVLSLLAFVLVLLMNRLTIIMSFAGALLAFSYPFMKRFTHMPQVYLGVAFGWGIPMVFAAQTGSVPPVAWAMFMANVFWAVAYDTAYAMVDREDDLRIGVRSTAILFGRYDRLMIGINHALCLLLLAWVGFYLQLGAVYFISLAVAAGIAGYEQWLMRHRERGACFKAFLNNHYFGMVIFAGLVVHYLQN
- the gmk gene encoding guanylate kinase; this translates as MIERGKLIILSAPSGGGKSSLAKALIDGDSSVAVSVSHTTRAPRPGEQNGVHYHFVDIDEFKKMIAGDRFLEHARVFDNYYGTSVDAVESLLAEGKHVLLDIDWQGMRGIKARLPEALSVFILPPSRDELERRLRGRGQDSEEIIARRMRDAESEMSHYHEFDHVIINDDFAAALTDLQAIVAGEPGRLRPLSLDPQMLLAGS